The Prochlorococcus marinus CUG1416 genome has a segment encoding these proteins:
- a CDS encoding alpha/beta hydrolase, whose translation MKFSKFLIIKIFFILISSQLLFNVSKANAAEEIKIIYNIFSRTIKVNSLKTFAEEGYSTKQLKKILKASGSSNKEIRSVLNKDFDIPITIASKLVYSEIGKIFLTRLSSIIHPPKADDERTGMLALRASVVQGINIGNGKINLINFFEGYPTKTVILDVNALSKVMNKVESISELLEFFTNSPLEKIKTN comes from the coding sequence TTAGTAAATTTTTAATAATTAAAATATTTTTTATTTTAATAAGTTCTCAATTACTTTTTAATGTTTCCAAAGCTAATGCTGCTGAAGAAATTAAAATTATATACAACATATTTTCTAGAACAATTAAAGTAAATTCGTTAAAAACTTTTGCCGAAGAAGGATATTCAACAAAACAATTAAAAAAAATTTTAAAAGCAAGTGGGTCCTCCAACAAAGAAATCAGATCAGTGTTAAATAAAGATTTTGATATCCCTATTACGATTGCAAGCAAATTAGTATATTCTGAAATAGGAAAAATTTTTTTAACAAGACTTTCATCTATTATCCACCCACCCAAAGCAGATGATGAAAGAACTGGTATGTTAGCCCTTAGAGCAAGTGTAGTTCAAGGGATTAACATAGGAAATGGAAAAATAAATCTGATAAATTTTTTTGAAGGATATCCAACTAAAACTGTTATTTTAGATGTCAACGCTTTAAGCAAAGTTATGAATAAAGTAGAATCAATTTCAGAATTATTAGAATTTTTTACAAATTCTCCTCTAGAAAAAATTAAAACAAATTAA